From the Luteolibacter arcticus genome, one window contains:
- a CDS encoding toll/interleukin-1 receptor domain-containing protein — protein MIGPGVITFGDDDEPLYPWLVKEAAQRLGLNLVPNDLHHLVCEALRTGSKVKDVCYEVDELLRDPALKPGPTLKRLASLAQCRQFFTLGFDPLFLRALNEVRGNGWEVTRAWCFNLKDKAEDLPDLEKVGTFLGYLFGKVSSKPGFHLWDADAVEFVLKLNMQIPSLSNLGGTLANNNLLFMGTDCSDWLVRFLLRAIRQRPLNEEAEADLFVADPTPDGPDHPGTQKEAVFFYDSMRGDISVMPVDPLDFVRQFCDLALDQEPPLSAGVIKGTDVPIPQMEPGIPNGAVFISYAHMDSPAAFQLVDRLHAAGCLVWLDTQRLTCGDHFEHELEDAVMKHCGFFVSVISKTTEGRAEAYFHKERNWAATRALNMPEARPFYFPIVIDETPVPLRHEPRQFNRIDLERAPEGVISDEVCQRLFKLQRDLYPPSSS, from the coding sequence GTGATCGGACCGGGCGTCATCACCTTCGGCGACGACGACGAACCGCTCTACCCGTGGCTGGTGAAAGAAGCGGCGCAACGGCTCGGCTTGAATTTGGTGCCGAACGACCTGCATCACCTGGTGTGCGAAGCGCTCCGGACCGGCAGCAAGGTGAAGGACGTTTGCTACGAGGTGGATGAGTTGCTGCGGGATCCGGCCCTCAAACCCGGCCCGACGCTCAAGCGGCTGGCGTCCCTGGCCCAGTGCCGCCAGTTTTTCACGCTCGGCTTCGACCCCTTGTTTCTGCGGGCGCTCAACGAGGTGCGCGGCAACGGCTGGGAAGTGACGCGCGCCTGGTGCTTCAATTTGAAGGACAAGGCGGAGGATCTCCCCGATCTGGAGAAGGTGGGCACCTTTCTCGGATACCTCTTTGGCAAGGTCTCGTCCAAGCCGGGCTTCCATCTGTGGGATGCGGATGCAGTGGAGTTTGTTTTGAAGCTCAACATGCAGATCCCGAGTCTGAGCAACTTGGGCGGAACCCTTGCCAACAACAACCTGCTCTTCATGGGGACGGATTGTTCGGACTGGCTGGTGCGCTTCCTCCTTCGGGCCATCCGCCAGCGCCCGCTGAATGAAGAGGCGGAAGCGGATCTGTTCGTGGCCGATCCCACTCCGGACGGCCCGGATCACCCGGGCACCCAGAAGGAAGCCGTCTTCTTCTATGACAGCATGCGCGGGGACATCTCGGTAATGCCCGTCGATCCGCTCGATTTCGTCCGGCAGTTTTGCGATCTGGCCTTGGATCAGGAGCCACCGCTCAGCGCGGGTGTGATCAAAGGCACCGACGTGCCCATCCCGCAGATGGAGCCGGGCATCCCGAACGGCGCGGTGTTCATCAGCTACGCCCACATGGATTCGCCCGCCGCATTCCAGTTGGTGGACCGCTTGCACGCCGCCGGCTGCCTCGTGTGGCTGGACACCCAGCGCCTGACGTGCGGCGACCACTTCGAGCACGAGCTGGAGGACGCGGTCATGAAGCATTGCGGATTCTTTGTCTCCGTCATCTCCAAGACGACCGAGGGACGGGCCGAGGCCTACTTCCACAAGGAGCGCAACTGGGCCGCCACCCGGGCACTCAACATGCCCGAAGCACGGCCGTTCTACTTTCCGATCGTGATCGACGAGACTCCCGTGCCGCTGCGCCACGAACCGCGTCAGTTCAACCGCATCGACCTCGAGCGCGCCCCCGAGGGAGTCATCAGCGATGAAGTCTGCCAACGGCTCTTCAAACTTCAGCGCGATCTTTACCCGCCCTCCTCCTCCTGA
- a CDS encoding beta strand repeat-containing protein, whose protein sequence is MNFRLIAGRNSLFLLYASLSTPCVSFGQSTWDGSDDRHWSTPGNWQANVVPPNGGAIKIADSTGNNLNLEASHSIGLLTFGTSGTRTSAFVIQTGKNRVLTYNGGLTASGSFTTGVPLPFRIQGNHVIGGVDQIWNIGGSAGTVLNDSGVGFLPINDQLDQGSVVLEKDILKQGSGQLSFIGVAVSGIGDIVGTTGSIKFNAGSSLPLDVGGPGTIEMQGSSKLFTVVNSGVMGNFNRPIVMRDSSSWTHDSGDARATVIASNIAWLDNSHLLTVDSNLELSGTWSGTETVSISGDHPLTLTGANGGFTGSIANTNVTAVRLDGAFGGSLSTNNGILIANGLVSGDATLTGGTLALRSTLTGTLFANPGTKLMGEPTVGGDIDLAGVTIWADPSTPAALGNGVGDQLILSNDNEIVLATVPTGLTTFPVLKYASLTGGAGDIDLAEGAANYRGASLSFATPGEIRVTVAPGAVSWNTTSSGTWNANSSANWTGSSTKFFHLDAVTFPNKGDLTITLSGRLMPGVITFSNTSTDDYTLSGSGTISGGASIDKTGNGKVTLGGGSAQDYTGSIRVRNGLLVMGSDGAFGHSSGITVEDGAQVNINGKKPGDNAARGYTYTISGTGSDADSAGAIVNSVNADSNGEGLIGSAGIKSLILAGDATISSKGRYDIGFVHLAGHGTIQGNHHTLTVKTDVVSEGEGFDGMAFRAPASDIDIVVLSPGVIWAEDFDDAFGGDSGTLRIKSGAKAGTYGYRTIATPVFLEGGGTLHNQGAATGTWTGGITLEGNATIRAQTRRIVIASNIVETGGPRNLSKTGDSVLSLNGNGSYTGTTAVSGGTFLVNGSLGTGGTITVSGSATIGGSGSIARAVIVNGTLSPGQSVGALQTAGVTMAAGSKISFEIDRWTGTTPGVDWDLLNATSITLNQTTSSPVEITIPSLPADFNGTAKTLTIAVSTATISNFDANEFDIFTPNGPANWAVKLAADNRMIQLTYLGGGAASPFETWATTTHGLSGTNALPAGNPDGDGFTNYEEFLFGGSPNAPTPSLSQLTRAGSVLTLRWFERSGCTYVLQESSTLEDPWPTSAAVPTTDSDQSGALSGYVRKKATLTITGGRKFLRIQGTE, encoded by the coding sequence ATGAACTTCCGGCTCATTGCAGGCAGGAATAGTCTATTCCTGCTGTACGCCAGCTTGTCCACCCCCTGCGTCTCGTTCGGACAATCGACGTGGGATGGCTCCGATGATCGCCACTGGTCCACTCCAGGAAACTGGCAGGCCAACGTTGTCCCGCCCAACGGCGGAGCCATCAAGATTGCCGATTCGACTGGCAACAACCTGAACCTTGAAGCTTCCCACTCGATTGGACTACTCACCTTCGGCACCAGTGGCACGCGGACGAGCGCATTCGTCATCCAGACAGGAAAGAACCGTGTCCTGACCTATAATGGCGGTCTGACGGCATCAGGCAGTTTCACCACAGGGGTTCCTCTCCCTTTCCGTATCCAAGGCAACCATGTGATCGGCGGAGTTGACCAGATATGGAACATCGGCGGCAGCGCGGGCACCGTCCTCAACGATAGCGGGGTGGGCTTCCTGCCGATCAACGATCAACTGGACCAAGGCAGTGTGGTGCTCGAGAAGGACATTCTCAAGCAGGGCTCCGGCCAACTCTCCTTCATCGGCGTGGCAGTGAGCGGCATCGGCGACATCGTCGGCACCACCGGATCCATCAAATTCAATGCCGGCTCGTCGTTGCCGCTGGATGTCGGCGGGCCCGGCACCATCGAGATGCAGGGCTCTTCAAAACTCTTCACAGTCGTCAATTCGGGGGTAATGGGCAATTTCAACCGCCCCATCGTGATGCGCGACAGCTCGTCATGGACACACGACTCCGGCGATGCCCGCGCGACCGTCATCGCTTCGAACATTGCCTGGCTGGACAACAGTCACCTGCTGACCGTTGATTCCAACCTTGAGCTTTCAGGGACTTGGAGCGGAACGGAAACCGTCAGCATATCCGGAGATCACCCTCTTACGCTCACGGGTGCCAACGGCGGTTTCACCGGAAGCATCGCGAACACCAATGTCACGGCGGTCCGCCTGGACGGTGCATTCGGCGGGAGTCTTTCGACCAACAACGGGATCTTGATCGCCAACGGCCTGGTCAGCGGTGACGCCACACTCACCGGGGGGACCCTCGCCCTGCGCTCGACTCTCACCGGTACGCTTTTCGCGAACCCTGGCACGAAACTCATGGGGGAGCCAACGGTCGGCGGAGATATCGATCTGGCCGGTGTCACGATCTGGGCGGACCCTTCGACCCCGGCCGCGCTTGGAAATGGCGTGGGTGATCAGCTCATACTCAGCAACGACAACGAAATCGTGCTCGCGACCGTCCCGACCGGACTCACCACCTTCCCCGTCCTCAAGTATGCCTCACTCACAGGCGGAGCCGGTGACATCGATCTCGCGGAAGGAGCGGCAAACTACCGGGGAGCGAGCCTGAGTTTCGCCACGCCCGGCGAAATTCGGGTCACCGTCGCGCCGGGCGCCGTCTCATGGAACACAACGTCGAGTGGTACTTGGAATGCGAACAGCTCGGCGAACTGGACCGGCAGCTCCACCAAATTCTTCCACCTCGATGCCGTCACCTTCCCCAACAAAGGCGACCTTACCATAACTTTGTCCGGCAGGCTTATGCCGGGCGTCATCACCTTCTCCAACACCTCCACCGACGACTACACGCTGAGTGGTTCCGGCACGATTTCCGGGGGAGCATCCATCGATAAAACCGGCAACGGAAAGGTCACCCTCGGTGGGGGATCCGCCCAAGACTACACCGGCAGCATCCGTGTCAGGAATGGCTTGCTCGTCATGGGATCCGACGGCGCCTTCGGCCACAGCTCCGGCATCACGGTGGAGGACGGAGCCCAGGTGAATATCAATGGCAAGAAGCCCGGCGACAACGCGGCCCGCGGCTACACCTACACCATCTCGGGCACCGGCAGCGACGCCGACTCCGCCGGCGCGATCGTGAACAGCGTGAACGCCGATTCGAACGGCGAAGGGCTCATAGGCAGCGCCGGAATCAAATCGCTGATCCTCGCCGGCGACGCCACGATCAGTAGCAAGGGCCGCTACGACATCGGCTTCGTCCATCTCGCGGGCCACGGCACCATCCAGGGAAACCATCACACACTAACCGTCAAAACCGACGTTGTCAGCGAGGGGGAAGGCTTCGATGGCATGGCGTTCCGCGCTCCTGCGTCCGACATCGATATCGTGGTCCTTTCGCCCGGTGTGATCTGGGCCGAAGATTTCGATGACGCTTTCGGCGGAGACAGCGGAACCCTCCGGATCAAGAGCGGCGCGAAAGCGGGCACCTACGGCTACCGTACCATCGCGACCCCTGTGTTCCTCGAAGGCGGCGGAACCTTGCACAATCAGGGCGCGGCAACCGGAACCTGGACCGGAGGAATCACCTTGGAGGGAAACGCGACCATCCGGGCCCAGACCCGGCGCATTGTCATCGCCAGCAACATCGTGGAAACCGGTGGGCCACGCAACCTCTCGAAGACCGGAGACAGCGTCCTGTCCCTGAATGGGAATGGGTCCTACACCGGCACCACCGCCGTCAGTGGAGGCACCTTCCTCGTCAATGGCTCCCTCGGGACCGGTGGAACCATCACGGTTTCCGGGAGCGCCACCATCGGCGGATCGGGCTCCATCGCTCGAGCTGTCATCGTGAACGGCACGCTGTCTCCCGGACAATCGGTGGGAGCCTTGCAAACCGCAGGCGTCACCATGGCCGCCGGATCCAAGATCAGCTTCGAGATCGACCGCTGGACCGGAACCACACCGGGCGTGGATTGGGATCTCCTCAATGCCACATCGATCACCCTGAATCAGACCACCAGCAGCCCGGTGGAAATTACCATCCCCTCGCTTCCTGCCGACTTCAACGGCACGGCCAAGACCTTAACCATCGCCGTCTCTACCGCCACCATCAGCAACTTCGACGCGAACGAGTTTGATATCTTCACACCCAACGGGCCCGCGAACTGGGCCGTAAAGCTCGCCGCTGACAATCGCATGATCCAACTCACCTATCTGGGCGGCGGTGCAGCCAGTCCCTTCGAAACCTGGGCCACCACCACCCACGGCCTCTCTGGGACCAATGCTCTCCCCGCCGGCAATCCCGATGGCGACGGTTTCACCAATTACGAGGAGTTCCTTTTCGGAGGATCGCCGAACGCGCCCACCCCCTCGCTCAGCCAGCTCACGCGTGCCGGCTCCGTCCTTACCCTCCGCTGGTTCGAAAGGAGCGGCTGCACCTACGTCCTGCAGGAAAGTTCCACGTTGGAAGATCCTTGGCCCACCAGTGCGGCCGTTCCCACCACCGACTCCGACCAGAGCGGCGCACTATCCGGTTACGTCCGGAAAAAGGCGACCCTTACCATCACCGGCGGTCGCAAGTTCCTCCGGATCCAAGGAACCGAATGA
- a CDS encoding c-type cytochrome domain-containing protein: MTDPDTQKSTLTGPIFLTICGLLVIAALASVPFLAGAPPENGLPDLAKFIGRFHPVFLHLPIGMLLLVLVLEIGHFIPRNRAGYSTRMAMFFAAASSVVATILGLLLYYGMGNYRDEVAERHLYGGLIFSCGMVAAFLVKVWVDLAAGKGTWLYWTLLLGSTGVMGFVSHDGGSLTHGDDYLTTYAPNPVRKVMGLPEKEEKKGKSESTELAAAPGEKKPVGSKATAVQTSGDPVVYANIITPILEQKCYGCHSADQKVKGKYRMEEYDLLLKGGSEGDGIIPGKSAESNVVVRLELPMDEEEHMPPPDKKDIQLGPHEVALIKWWIDSGASKDAKLSELKPSDEIKSAIAKLVPPEALAEKKAAAEQEVKQEAKKRESVKADVERLRKEFPAALNFESQASSGLVFTAVSMRKEFGDDDLAKLQSVMPAMVSLDLSSSTVTDNGAKILANAAELKSLRLSETTVTDAALEALVKLPKLESLNLYGTQVTNEGILKLAELKNLKKLYLWQTKVDAAGVQAFKAKLPGCEVIMGL; encoded by the coding sequence ATGACCGATCCTGATACCCAAAAATCCACCCTCACCGGCCCGATCTTCCTGACTATCTGTGGGTTGCTGGTGATCGCCGCCTTGGCCTCCGTGCCGTTTTTGGCAGGTGCACCGCCTGAGAACGGCCTGCCGGATCTGGCCAAATTCATCGGGCGCTTTCACCCGGTTTTCCTGCACCTGCCGATCGGCATGCTGCTGCTGGTGCTGGTGCTGGAGATCGGTCACTTCATCCCGCGCAACCGAGCTGGCTACTCGACCCGCATGGCGATGTTCTTCGCCGCGGCTTCGTCCGTGGTCGCGACCATTCTGGGACTGCTGCTCTACTACGGCATGGGCAACTACCGCGACGAAGTGGCCGAACGCCACCTTTACGGCGGGCTGATCTTTTCCTGCGGCATGGTCGCCGCCTTCCTGGTCAAGGTGTGGGTCGATCTCGCTGCGGGCAAGGGCACCTGGCTCTACTGGACCCTGCTGCTTGGCAGCACCGGTGTGATGGGCTTTGTCAGCCACGATGGTGGCTCGCTGACCCACGGCGACGACTATCTGACGACCTATGCTCCGAATCCGGTCCGCAAGGTGATGGGTCTGCCGGAGAAAGAGGAGAAGAAGGGCAAGTCCGAGAGCACGGAGCTGGCTGCGGCTCCCGGTGAGAAGAAACCTGTGGGTTCCAAGGCCACCGCGGTCCAGACCTCCGGTGATCCGGTGGTTTACGCGAATATCATCACCCCGATCCTCGAGCAAAAGTGCTACGGCTGCCATAGCGCCGACCAGAAGGTGAAGGGGAAGTACCGCATGGAGGAGTATGACCTCCTCCTCAAAGGGGGCTCGGAAGGCGATGGCATCATTCCCGGCAAGTCCGCGGAGAGCAATGTGGTCGTCCGCCTCGAACTGCCGATGGACGAGGAGGAGCACATGCCGCCTCCGGACAAGAAGGACATCCAACTCGGGCCGCACGAAGTCGCGCTCATCAAGTGGTGGATCGATAGCGGCGCCTCGAAGGATGCGAAGCTGTCCGAGCTGAAGCCGTCCGACGAGATCAAGTCGGCGATCGCGAAACTGGTGCCCCCCGAAGCACTGGCGGAGAAGAAGGCCGCCGCCGAGCAGGAGGTCAAACAGGAGGCCAAAAAGCGCGAGTCGGTGAAAGCCGACGTCGAGCGGCTGCGCAAGGAGTTCCCGGCCGCGCTCAATTTCGAATCGCAGGCATCCAGCGGTCTCGTCTTCACCGCGGTCAGCATGCGCAAGGAATTCGGCGATGATGACTTGGCCAAGCTCCAGTCGGTGATGCCGGCCATGGTGTCGCTCGACCTTTCGTCCAGCACCGTGACCGACAATGGCGCGAAGATCCTCGCCAATGCCGCCGAGCTGAAGTCGCTGCGTCTTTCCGAGACGACGGTCACCGATGCCGCGCTTGAAGCGCTGGTGAAGCTGCCCAAGCTGGAGTCGCTCAATCTTTATGGCACCCAGGTGACCAATGAAGGGATCCTCAAGCTGGCCGAGCTGAAGAATCTCAAGAAGCTCTACCTGTGGCAGACCAAGGTCGATGCCGCCGGCGTCCAAGCGTTCAAGGCGAAGCTGCCGGGCTGCGAGGTCATCATGGGGCTTTGA
- a CDS encoding SUMF1/EgtB/PvdO family nonheme iron enzyme has protein sequence MADTITTPAGATPDRPWLGLAHFTAADRDYFYGREEEIRHLADRVRRTPLVILYGVSGYGKSSLLGAGLIPTLEEVGFAVTMMRRCYEALAERPLVDDVIAEILARHPGAKLRPADRPPTLWEFFHDLTQPWFQEPGSDSEATARPVLVLDQFEEIFTRGEDRETHDKEADARARAHAQDFLEQLSDLIENRPPAALRAMLESGAAEERRAILSQFHFDARPVRCVLALRDDFLAHLERWRRAMPSIMEHRVELQLLSGPQAVEAVFKPGTKRPDQPPIIPRKAAEAIVRRVAQLAPDTPLQEIQAVPSLLSLLCEQLNSTRLAEENPLPEISIADVELRSTHILQQFYLECFASIPVSDREKVRAFVEDGMISETGHRHPVAREAAEHQLRKAGVLDPSGVFDELIGRRLLSAEEQRGSSLLEITHDVLIPLILESRNERQERWRKEEQERELAAEREKLAAAALQSRRRLYIAIGMAALTLLAVASAIFGFLARREAVLQRDESRYHEGLAWMFRAHVAKERGAEYPGMLLYAATAIGFEGSGRTDEAEVPHRYITSQRDRRRHEEATKWLKGLPSYLPVWSSPLAPVPLEALAVSPSGRHVAAGGQDGKVMLWDFSSAGPATVISTDAPAIADLSFAPDGTCLMVATGKETHCWNFETRTFSAQPLAAATAIGYGSNAESLISAQASGELSIRNDGQEIILQTGSPTPAARIAQDGVASRTVATVPDRGLLVFFPEVGKAANAWMSEGWNLPKPSNTSPPPQWLCSDASAAAISPDGTFLAVGSRNGSISIWDAATAVKLAEISPDQRHRDRILDLAFRSDGLALVSASGDGRIRIWRLAPAQPAPSLVATLTGHIGPVNRVRFLAGGELLASCGADGSAKLWNVSEQTSNHSGLYRYVREGWYRLGLDTDPPRWGGKSGFIDLPETSLPFLWQRPSPATGVMTVLQSEQEWPGVISLMPGLSEADRMTTASKVTTYLSEEADKGAAAGRWNLVRMRLSQWRKIGRPASETLERLEREVAVLASEGKNFTTGDQIDLVWCRAGTFTMGSPDTDPERRDEGEIPHQVTLSTGFWIGKREVSQGEWKTVMNSNPSEYDELGAQHPIERIDWHQAMDFCRKLTDRERARGSLPAGWEYSLPTEAQWEYACRAGGQSVYCYGDEPGELHAYGNFRDLSNAKVFPPDPQNPADLAQDDGQPVTSPVGRYQANRWGIHDMHGNVREWCRDRLVPQNQKHFKPGDVVPPDPLGDNGNGREIRGGSWKSHPRDCRSARGFAQAATSSTPDVGMRVVLTRIREAPAAGAVKAPASND, from the coding sequence ATGGCCGACACGATCACCACCCCTGCCGGCGCTACGCCGGACCGCCCGTGGCTGGGCCTCGCCCATTTCACGGCGGCAGACCGGGACTACTTTTATGGCCGTGAGGAAGAGATCCGCCATCTCGCCGACCGGGTCCGGCGGACCCCGCTGGTCATCCTGTATGGAGTTTCGGGCTACGGAAAATCATCGCTGTTAGGGGCGGGCTTGATCCCCACCTTGGAAGAAGTCGGATTCGCCGTCACGATGATGCGGCGTTGCTACGAGGCCTTGGCCGAACGCCCGCTGGTGGACGATGTCATCGCCGAGATCCTCGCACGACATCCCGGCGCGAAGCTCAGACCTGCAGACCGCCCCCCCACGCTCTGGGAGTTTTTCCACGATCTCACGCAGCCTTGGTTTCAAGAGCCCGGTAGCGACAGCGAAGCCACGGCGCGGCCCGTGCTTGTCCTCGACCAGTTCGAGGAAATCTTCACGCGCGGCGAAGACCGCGAGACCCACGACAAGGAAGCGGACGCGCGCGCTCGTGCACATGCCCAGGACTTCCTCGAGCAGCTCTCGGACCTGATTGAAAACCGGCCTCCTGCCGCCTTGCGGGCGATGCTCGAATCGGGCGCCGCGGAGGAACGGCGGGCGATCCTGTCCCAATTCCATTTCGACGCTCGTCCCGTTCGTTGCGTGCTCGCGTTGCGGGATGATTTTCTGGCCCATCTCGAGCGCTGGCGGCGGGCGATGCCGTCGATCATGGAGCACCGGGTGGAACTCCAGCTTCTCTCCGGACCACAGGCCGTCGAGGCGGTCTTCAAACCGGGCACCAAGCGTCCCGATCAACCGCCGATCATTCCGCGGAAAGCAGCCGAAGCGATCGTAAGGCGGGTCGCCCAATTGGCACCGGACACACCGTTGCAGGAGATCCAGGCCGTGCCTTCGTTGCTCAGCTTGTTGTGCGAGCAACTCAACTCGACGCGGCTGGCCGAAGAGAATCCCCTGCCCGAAATCAGCATTGCCGATGTCGAGCTTCGCAGCACCCACATCCTGCAACAGTTCTATCTGGAGTGCTTCGCGTCGATTCCCGTGTCGGACCGCGAAAAGGTACGCGCCTTCGTGGAAGACGGAATGATCTCCGAGACCGGTCATCGCCATCCCGTCGCACGCGAAGCCGCGGAGCATCAACTGAGGAAAGCCGGCGTCCTGGATCCCTCGGGAGTCTTCGACGAACTGATCGGGCGTCGTTTGCTCTCCGCCGAAGAGCAGCGCGGTAGCAGCTTGCTGGAGATCACCCACGATGTCCTGATCCCCCTGATCCTAGAGTCGCGCAACGAACGCCAGGAGCGGTGGAGGAAGGAAGAACAAGAGCGCGAACTCGCCGCGGAACGGGAGAAGCTGGCCGCCGCCGCCCTCCAGTCGCGCCGCCGGCTCTATATCGCGATCGGCATGGCCGCACTGACCCTGCTGGCGGTCGCCAGCGCCATCTTCGGGTTTCTCGCCAGGCGGGAGGCGGTCCTGCAGCGAGATGAATCGCGCTACCATGAAGGCTTGGCGTGGATGTTCCGTGCCCATGTGGCAAAAGAACGTGGAGCGGAGTATCCCGGCATGCTCTTGTATGCCGCGACCGCCATCGGCTTCGAAGGCTCCGGACGCACCGATGAAGCCGAAGTCCCCCACCGCTACATCACTTCGCAACGCGATCGGAGACGTCACGAGGAAGCCACCAAGTGGCTCAAAGGCCTGCCATCGTATCTGCCGGTGTGGAGCAGTCCGCTGGCGCCCGTTCCGCTTGAGGCGCTGGCGGTGAGTCCCTCCGGGCGTCACGTGGCGGCCGGAGGCCAGGATGGCAAGGTGATGCTGTGGGATTTTTCCTCCGCTGGCCCGGCCACCGTGATTTCCACCGATGCTCCCGCCATTGCCGACCTATCGTTCGCACCCGACGGGACGTGCCTGATGGTGGCCACCGGCAAAGAGACCCATTGCTGGAACTTCGAGACGCGCACCTTCTCCGCCCAGCCCCTCGCCGCAGCCACTGCCATCGGCTACGGCAGCAATGCTGAGTCCCTGATCTCGGCCCAAGCCTCCGGCGAGCTCTCCATCCGGAATGATGGCCAGGAGATCATCCTCCAGACCGGCTCGCCCACACCCGCCGCCAGGATCGCCCAAGACGGAGTGGCATCCAGGACGGTCGCTACCGTTCCGGATCGCGGACTGCTGGTGTTCTTCCCGGAGGTGGGCAAGGCCGCCAATGCCTGGATGAGCGAAGGTTGGAATTTACCCAAGCCGTCTAACACATCCCCTCCCCCGCAATGGCTCTGCAGCGACGCCTCGGCAGCAGCGATATCCCCGGATGGAACCTTCCTGGCCGTCGGTAGCCGGAATGGCTCCATCAGCATTTGGGACGCCGCCACCGCGGTGAAGCTGGCCGAGATCTCGCCCGACCAACGCCACCGCGACCGGATCCTCGACCTCGCTTTCCGTTCGGATGGGTTGGCACTCGTCAGCGCTTCAGGCGACGGCCGGATCCGGATCTGGCGATTGGCTCCGGCCCAGCCGGCGCCATCGCTCGTCGCCACCCTGACCGGCCACATCGGCCCCGTGAACCGGGTGCGCTTTCTCGCCGGCGGCGAACTGCTTGCGAGTTGCGGCGCGGACGGCAGCGCCAAGCTCTGGAACGTCTCGGAGCAAACCTCCAATCACAGCGGCCTCTACCGCTATGTCCGCGAAGGCTGGTATCGACTCGGCTTGGACACCGATCCACCGCGGTGGGGAGGAAAGTCCGGCTTCATCGATCTCCCTGAGACATCTCTCCCCTTCCTATGGCAGCGTCCATCTCCTGCGACAGGAGTGATGACTGTCCTCCAATCCGAACAGGAATGGCCCGGAGTCATCTCGCTGATGCCGGGCCTTTCCGAGGCGGATCGAATGACGACCGCCAGCAAGGTCACGACCTACTTGTCCGAAGAAGCTGACAAGGGTGCCGCGGCGGGTCGCTGGAATCTGGTCCGGATGCGACTCAGCCAATGGCGGAAGATCGGCCGACCTGCGAGCGAGACCTTGGAGCGGCTTGAACGGGAGGTCGCCGTCTTGGCCAGCGAGGGAAAGAACTTCACGACCGGGGATCAGATCGACTTGGTCTGGTGTCGTGCGGGCACCTTCACGATGGGCAGCCCTGACACCGACCCCGAGCGCCGGGATGAGGGCGAGATTCCGCATCAAGTGACGCTCTCCACCGGCTTTTGGATCGGAAAGCGCGAAGTCTCCCAAGGGGAGTGGAAGACGGTCATGAACAGCAATCCCTCCGAGTATGATGAACTCGGAGCACAGCATCCGATCGAGCGAATCGATTGGCACCAGGCGATGGATTTTTGCCGCAAGCTCACCGACCGGGAGCGGGCTCGTGGCAGCTTGCCCGCCGGCTGGGAATACTCGCTGCCTACCGAGGCCCAGTGGGAGTATGCATGCCGTGCCGGAGGCCAAAGCGTCTATTGCTATGGCGACGAACCCGGCGAACTCCATGCCTACGGTAATTTCAGGGACCTGAGCAACGCAAAGGTCTTCCCGCCCGATCCGCAAAATCCCGCCGACCTGGCCCAAGATGACGGGCAACCGGTCACGTCACCCGTCGGCCGCTATCAGGCGAATCGTTGGGGTATCCACGACATGCACGGCAATGTCCGCGAGTGGTGCAGGGACAGGTTGGTTCCGCAGAACCAAAAGCACTTCAAACCCGGGGATGTGGTCCCGCCCGATCCGCTGGGCGACAATGGCAATGGTCGTGAAATACGGGGCGGATCGTGGAAATCCCATCCGCGCGATTGCCGCTCCGCCCGTGGCTTTGCCCAAGCTGCAACCAGCTCCACTCCGGATGTAGGCATGCGGGTGGTCCTCACGCGGATCCGCGAGGCACCGGCCGCCGGCGCAGTCAAAGCCCCGGCCTCCAACGACTGA